The following coding sequences lie in one Asterias amurensis chromosome 18, ASM3211899v1 genomic window:
- the LOC139950603 gene encoding integrin-linked kinase-associated serine/threonine phosphatase 2C-like: MEGNILTGDKRKMTDAEAEQPPLKRQISKSGLYCFKSFRAERKGERDDMQDACTLLDDVTESFSALPSTVSRVAYFGVFDGHGGARASHYASETLHKNLFKRFPKTDTGHNDKEIKRCLINTFKQTDEEFLKQASAKKPVWKDGSTAVCVIAVNNVLYIANLGDSKAMLCRFNEERQKLSLIPLSREHNPTMYEERMRIQKAGGTVRDGRVQGILEVSRSIGDGRFKHCGVSCLPDIKKCQLTDNDRYLLLACDGLWKGFNPEATLEFVQKIVEDKTIKTSPGKTLEETQFDTACNKLASEAIRRGSSDNVTVALISISKT, from the exons ATGGAGGGAAACATCTTGACTGGAGACAAAAGGAAGATGACAGATGCGGAAGCAGAACAACCACCTCTTAAAAGGCAAATATCTAAGTCAG GTTTGTACTGCTTCAAGAGTTTCCGAGCAGAGAGGAAGGGTGAAAGAGATGACATGCAAGATGCGTGCACGCTACTTGATGATGTCACGGAAAGCTTCTCTGCGCTTCCATCCACAGT GTCTAGAGTGGCCTACTTTGGGGTTTTTGACGGACACGGCGGAGCACGAGCATCCCACTACGCCTCCGAGACGCTTCATAAGAACCTCTTCAAGAGATTTCCCAAGACAGATACAGGACATAACGACAAGGAGATCAAAAGATGTCTGATCAACACTTTCAAACAGACAGATGAGGAGTTTCTGAAGCAGGCATCTGCCAA GAAACCAGTGTGGAAAGATGGGTCCACGGCTGTCTGTGTCATTGCCGTCAATAACGTCTTGTACATTGCCAACCTTGGCGATAGTAAG GCGATGCTGTGCCGTTTTAACGAAGAGAGACAGAAGCTTTCCCTGATCCCGCTGAGCCGAGAGCACAATCCCACCATGTACGAAGAGAGAATGAGGATACAGAAAGCTGGCGGCACTGTGAG aGATGGAAGAGTTCAAGGCATCTTGGAGGTGTCTCGATCCATCGGGGACGGACGGTTCAAGCACTGCGGCGTCTCCTGCCTCCCAGACATCAAGAAATGTCAGCTGACCGATAACGACCGTTACCTTCTTCTGGCTTGTGATGGACTCTGGAAAGGGTTCAACCCCGAGGCAACGCTCGAATTTGTTCAGAAAATTGTTGAG GACAAAACCATCAAGACATCTCCAGGTAAAACGTTGGAAGAGACTCAATTCGACACGGCCTGCAACAAGCTAGCGTCTGAGGCCATCCGACGAGGTAGCTCTGATAATGTCACGGTAGCATTAATAAGTATTTCAAAGACGTAG